A window from Bosea sp. ANAM02 encodes these proteins:
- a CDS encoding SMP-30/gluconolactonase/LRE family protein — translation MFGQLEGTGVTVLDPRFHRVVPGSARVERLWTGARWSEGPAWFPAHNSLIWSDIPNDRMLRYDALSGQVGTFRQPARNSNGNTVDAQGRLVTCEHGGRQVTRTEHDGSITVLASHFGGRRLNSPNDAVVKSDGSIWFTDPDYGILSDYEGDKSPGEIGACHVYRINGESGEIAVVADDFVKPNGLAFSPDESILYIADTGASHDPENGPRHIRSFEMGRDGFTLGASKVFATCTAGLFDGFRLDIEGRIWTSAADGVHIYHPDGTLIGKVHIPEIVANVCWGGPKLNRLFICGTTSLYSVMTHTNGAVRP, via the coding sequence ATGTTCGGCCAGCTCGAAGGCACGGGGGTTACGGTCCTCGACCCGCGGTTCCATCGCGTCGTTCCGGGCTCGGCGCGGGTGGAGCGACTGTGGACGGGCGCGCGCTGGTCGGAGGGGCCGGCCTGGTTCCCAGCCCACAACTCGCTGATCTGGTCTGACATCCCCAACGACCGCATGCTGCGCTACGACGCGCTGAGCGGCCAGGTCGGCACCTTCAGGCAGCCCGCCCGCAATTCCAACGGCAACACGGTCGACGCCCAAGGGCGACTCGTCACCTGCGAGCATGGCGGGCGGCAGGTGACGCGCACCGAGCATGACGGCTCGATCACCGTGCTCGCCAGCCATTTCGGCGGCAGGCGCCTCAACTCGCCGAACGATGCCGTGGTGAAGTCAGACGGCTCGATCTGGTTCACCGATCCGGATTACGGCATCCTCAGCGACTACGAGGGCGACAAGTCCCCCGGCGAGATCGGCGCCTGCCATGTCTACCGGATCAACGGCGAAAGCGGCGAGATCGCTGTCGTCGCCGATGATTTCGTCAAGCCCAACGGTCTCGCCTTCTCGCCTGACGAGAGCATCCTCTACATCGCCGATACCGGCGCGAGCCATGATCCTGAGAACGGGCCGCGGCATATCCGCAGCTTCGAAATGGGCCGGGACGGCTTCACGCTGGGCGCTTCGAAGGTGTTCGCCACCTGCACGGCCGGGCTGTTCGACGGTTTTCGCCTGGACATCGAGGGCCGGATCTGGACCAGCGCCGCCGACGGCGTCCATATCTACCACCCGGACGGCACGCTGATCGGGAAGGTCCATATCCCGGAGATCGTCGCGAATGTCTGTTGGGGCGGGCCGAAGCTCAACCGCCTGTTCATCTGCGGCACGACCTCGCTGTATTCGGTCATGACGCATACGAACGGGGCGGTGCGGCCGTAA
- a CDS encoding FAD-dependent oxidoreductase, with translation MNIAVQAPTIWRRLAKPVAIIGAGIAGLTAAYELERRGIRATVFESGRAVGGMASSFKDAEGYTYDFGAHFVSNRLADAMGASAVSRTVRHYGEAVALGGRSYSYPFGLAFSPRYAASAVSARLHPRPVESAADWFRNAYGAALAEDVAIPLAEAWSGAPAHELSPAVGNKLAAGVMKTFLLKAASRLTGRAVCNGYSHEMPESPRVYHVYPEGGVAKLLEPTVARLNDSIALESKVERVYVENGKVVAVKVNGREIGVSAVISTAPVHVLPRLVEGTDALDELAGFRYRPMIFVNLRFEGRNLLPDTMLWVPDRTQPFFRVTEAPFSMPWLAPEGRTQLTFDIGCEVGDAWWTMSDEKLAEACLDGLCRIYPHLRARYIGAGGMLKTPFAYPVYLARYEERRQNFAQSTGVDGLYSIGRNGEFAHLLMEDIYWRTLKRMRDVAGYVGQDV, from the coding sequence ATGAACATCGCCGTGCAGGCACCGACCATCTGGCGCCGCCTCGCCAAGCCCGTCGCGATCATCGGCGCCGGCATCGCCGGTCTCACGGCGGCCTATGAGCTTGAGCGTCGCGGCATTCGCGCCACGGTCTTCGAAAGCGGCCGCGCGGTCGGCGGCATGGCCTCCTCCTTCAAGGATGCTGAGGGCTATACCTACGACTTCGGTGCGCATTTCGTCAGCAACCGTCTGGCTGATGCGATGGGGGCGAGCGCGGTCTCGCGCACCGTTCGCCATTACGGCGAGGCGGTCGCGCTGGGCGGCCGGAGCTACAGCTACCCCTTCGGCCTCGCGTTCTCGCCCCGCTATGCGGCGAGCGCCGTCTCGGCCCGCTTGCATCCCCGGCCGGTCGAAAGCGCGGCCGACTGGTTCCGCAACGCCTATGGCGCGGCGCTTGCCGAGGATGTCGCGATTCCCCTGGCCGAGGCCTGGTCCGGCGCGCCGGCGCATGAGCTCTCGCCCGCCGTCGGCAACAAGCTCGCGGCCGGCGTGATGAAGACATTCCTGCTGAAGGCCGCGTCTCGTCTGACGGGCAGGGCGGTCTGCAACGGCTATTCGCACGAGATGCCGGAAAGCCCGCGCGTCTACCATGTCTATCCCGAGGGCGGCGTCGCCAAGCTGCTGGAGCCGACTGTCGCCCGACTCAACGACAGCATCGCGCTCGAATCGAAGGTCGAGCGCGTCTATGTCGAGAACGGCAAGGTCGTGGCTGTGAAGGTCAACGGCCGCGAGATCGGCGTCTCAGCCGTGATCAGCACGGCCCCGGTCCATGTCCTGCCCAGGCTCGTCGAGGGCACAGATGCGCTCGACGAACTCGCCGGCTTCCGCTACCGGCCGATGATCTTCGTCAATCTGCGCTTCGAGGGCCGCAATCTCCTGCCGGACACGATGCTCTGGGTGCCGGACCGCACGCAGCCCTTCTTCCGTGTCACGGAGGCACCGTTCTCCATGCCCTGGCTCGCGCCGGAGGGGCGCACGCAACTGACCTTCGACATCGGTTGCGAGGTCGGCGACGCCTGGTGGACGATGTCCGATGAGAAGCTGGCAGAGGCCTGCCTGGACGGCCTCTGCCGCATCTATCCGCATCTGCGCGCACGCTATATCGGCGCCGGCGGCATGCTGAAGACGCCATTCGCCTATCCGGTCTATCTCGCGCGCTACGAGGAGCGACGCCAGAACTTCGCGCAGAGCACCGGCGTGGACGGTCTCTACAGCATCGGCCGCAACGGCGAGTTTGCTCATCTCCTGATGGAGGACATCTACTGGCGCACGCTGAAGCGCATGCGCGACGTCGCCGGCTATGTGGGGCAGGACGTGTAG
- a CDS encoding AbrB family transcriptional regulator, which yields MKPFGYPKNRLAILWREILVIALAAIGGGGFALLGMPAAWLSGSMLISAIVALIRPLPNLRRPWFDSTMVLSGAILGSAATPEALAAAARYPASLLILLVGVAAIMLATGAYLRHVARWPWIDALLAAAPGALSTVLAVAQAKGANIGRISVVQLFRLLVLVALLPSVMQLSGAATGMPVPVVRDVDASTMFGVTMAGLALGLFFERIGLSAPLMFGATFASAALHGSGLVEGALPMPIQIAVQVLLGTTMGGRIANIPRNELKGLFPLAIGGFAVSIGVAFLFAWPAAWLADVSYASGMAAFAPGGLEAMAMLAFAMGLDTLYVGAHHLVRFVVIGLAMPLVLSRVKSAPPR from the coding sequence ATGAAACCGTTCGGCTATCCCAAAAACCGGCTGGCCATTCTCTGGCGGGAAATCCTGGTCATTGCACTGGCGGCGATCGGGGGCGGGGGCTTCGCGCTGCTCGGCATGCCCGCGGCCTGGCTGTCCGGCTCGATGCTGATCAGCGCGATCGTCGCCCTGATCCGTCCGCTGCCGAACCTGCGCCGGCCCTGGTTCGATTCCACCATGGTCCTCTCCGGCGCGATCCTGGGCTCGGCGGCGACGCCCGAGGCGCTGGCCGCGGCGGCGCGCTATCCGGCATCTCTCCTCATCCTGCTCGTCGGCGTCGCCGCGATCATGCTCGCGACCGGCGCCTATCTGCGCCATGTCGCGCGCTGGCCCTGGATCGATGCCCTCCTGGCCGCCGCGCCCGGCGCCTTGTCGACCGTGCTCGCGGTGGCGCAGGCCAAGGGCGCGAATATCGGTCGCATCTCGGTCGTCCAGCTTTTCCGCTTGCTGGTGCTCGTCGCTCTCCTGCCGAGCGTGATGCAGCTCAGCGGTGCCGCCACCGGCATGCCGGTCCCCGTCGTTCGGGACGTCGATGCCAGCACCATGTTCGGCGTGACCATGGCCGGGCTGGCACTGGGGCTTTTCTTCGAGCGGATCGGCCTCTCCGCACCCTTGATGTTCGGCGCGACCTTCGCCAGCGCGGCCCTGCATGGCAGTGGCCTCGTCGAGGGCGCGCTGCCCATGCCGATCCAGATCGCCGTGCAGGTCCTGCTCGGCACCACCATGGGCGGGCGCATCGCCAATATCCCGCGCAACGAGCTCAAGGGGCTGTTTCCGTTGGCGATCGGCGGCTTCGCCGTTTCGATCGGAGTCGCCTTCCTCTTCGCCTGGCCAGCCGCCTGGCTTGCGGATGTGTCCTATGCCAGCGGCATGGCGGCCTTCGCGCCGGGCGGCCTGGAGGCGATGGCGATGCTCGCCTTCGCCATGGGGCTCGATACGCTTTATGTCGGGGCGCATCATCTCGTGCGCTTCGTCGTCATCGGCCTGGCGATGCCGCTCGTGCTCAGCCGCGTGAAGAGCGCACCACCGCGCTGA
- a CDS encoding pyridoxal phosphate-dependent aminotransferase: MNSAILPGSTLLAELRPEARNAPESGIVEVVNHGRLKPGLIPLWVGEGDLSTPGFIADAAARSLAAGETFYTWQRGIPELREALARYHERLYGRAFSPESFYVTGSGMQSVQIAVRLIAGPGDEILIPTPAWPNFGAAVGVSGAATVCVPMDYKQGQFTLDLDRLAKAITPRTRGILVNSPSNPTGWTATRAEQEALLALSRKHGIWIVADEIYGRFVYDGSERAPSFHDIMEAEDRVIFVQTFSKNWAMTGWRIGWIEVPVAFGQIVENLIQYSTSGSPVFVQRGAIAALDEGEGFVAEQIARAAEGRRIVFEGLKATNRVTLSAPVGAFYQFFSVDGREDSRKLALDLVDSANVGLAPGTAFGPGGETGLRLCFARKSSDLVEAVARLQKALAAG; this comes from the coding sequence ATGAACAGCGCCATCCTGCCGGGCAGCACCCTGCTCGCCGAGCTTCGTCCCGAAGCCCGGAATGCCCCCGAGAGCGGGATCGTCGAGGTGGTCAATCACGGCCGCCTCAAGCCCGGCCTGATTCCGCTCTGGGTGGGCGAGGGCGATCTCTCGACCCCCGGCTTCATCGCGGATGCGGCGGCGCGCTCGCTCGCCGCGGGCGAGACCTTCTACACCTGGCAGCGCGGCATCCCGGAACTGCGCGAGGCGCTCGCACGCTATCATGAGCGTCTTTATGGCCGCGCCTTCTCGCCCGAAAGCTTCTACGTCACCGGCTCGGGCATGCAGTCGGTCCAGATTGCGGTACGATTGATCGCCGGCCCCGGCGACGAAATCCTGATCCCGACCCCGGCCTGGCCGAATTTCGGCGCAGCCGTCGGCGTCAGCGGCGCCGCGACCGTCTGCGTGCCGATGGATTACAAGCAAGGCCAGTTCACCCTCGATCTCGACAGGCTCGCGAAGGCGATCACGCCGCGCACCCGCGGCATCCTGGTGAACTCGCCATCCAACCCCACCGGCTGGACCGCGACCCGGGCCGAGCAGGAGGCGCTGCTCGCGCTCTCGCGCAAGCACGGCATCTGGATCGTCGCCGACGAGATCTATGGCCGCTTCGTCTATGACGGCTCGGAGCGCGCGCCCTCCTTCCACGACATCATGGAGGCGGAGGACCGCGTCATCTTCGTCCAGACCTTCTCGAAGAACTGGGCGATGACCGGCTGGCGCATCGGCTGGATCGAGGTGCCCGTCGCCTTCGGCCAGATCGTCGAGAACCTGATCCAGTACTCGACCTCCGGCTCGCCGGTCTTCGTCCAGCGCGGCGCCATCGCCGCCCTCGACGAGGGCGAGGGCTTCGTCGCCGAGCAGATCGCGCGCGCAGCCGAAGGCCGCCGGATCGTGTTCGAGGGACTGAAGGCGACGAACCGCGTCACGCTCTCGGCGCCTGTCGGAGCCTTCTACCAGTTCTTTTCGGTCGACGGCCGCGAGGATTCGCGCAAGCTCGCCCTCGATCTGGTCGACAGCGCCAATGTCGGCCTCGCCCCCGGCACGGCCTTCGGACCCGGCGGGGAGACGGGCCTGCGCCTCTGCTTCGCCCGCAAGTCGAGCGATTTGGTCGAGGCCGTCGCGCGCCTGCAAAAGGCCCTGGCGGCCGGCTGA
- the mscL gene encoding large conductance mechanosensitive channel protein MscL, whose product MLEEFKKFALKGNVVDLAIGVIIGAAFSKIVDSLVADIIMPFIGALGGVDFSNYFIGLNSGVTSPILSEAKKQGAVLAYGNFVTVGINFLIIAFVLFMVVKGINKLQRKEPPKEAAPAAPPEDVVLLGEIRDLLRQKQA is encoded by the coding sequence ATGTTGGAAGAATTCAAGAAATTCGCTCTGAAGGGCAATGTCGTCGATCTCGCCATCGGTGTCATCATCGGCGCTGCCTTCAGCAAGATTGTCGATTCGCTCGTCGCCGACATCATCATGCCCTTCATCGGCGCGCTCGGCGGCGTCGACTTCTCGAATTACTTCATCGGCCTGAACAGCGGGGTAACCTCGCCGATCCTCTCGGAGGCCAAGAAGCAGGGCGCGGTCCTCGCCTATGGCAACTTTGTAACCGTCGGCATCAACTTCCTGATCATCGCCTTCGTCCTCTTCATGGTCGTCAAGGGCATCAACAAGCTCCAGCGGAAGGAGCCGCCGAAGGAAGCGGCTCCCGCCGCGCCGCCGGAAGACGTCGTCCTGCTTGGCGAGATCCGCGATCTGCTCAGGCAGAAGCAGGCCTGA
- a CDS encoding NahK/ErcS family hybrid sensor histidine kinase/response regulator, with protein MIPAWSVVLVALAYLCGLFAVAHMADTSGRKLMTGRARTTVYALALGVYCTSWTFYGSVGFANRAGFDFLGIYVGPILVIGLGHRFVARIVGIAKSQNITSIADFVGARYGKSERVAALVCIVAVIGALPYISLQLKAVANSLSVFLAATGGHAPTPDVPVLSDLPFLVAIVLAGFACAFGTRHIDATEHQDGLVLAIAVESLIKLVAFLVLGFFIVYGLFGGAGDLLAQAAKPAGGAPPIWERTSSWPNFLTLTLLSSCAALLLARQFHMTIVENRDARDVRRAAWMFPLYLVLINLFVLPLAAAGEIVIPGSGIDRDMTVLLLPLQREAGVIALFVFVGGLSAATAMVIVASVALAIMISNHLVMPLMLRGRRGLSDPGRAVRLFGRRDDGNSNLGGDLGSQVVVIRRLSIFVVILLGYVYYRASGEAALVSIGLLSFAATAQIAPAFFGGLFWRRGTALGAVAGLTVGTLVWAYTLLMPSLALSGGWWSAIVAHGPFGAGIFKPEALFGLDWPALPHGVFWSLGLNILAYIGFSLLRPANAMERLQANAFVESQPTTMAQSFSLWRTTITEGELQSTIARYLGAERTQRAFESFNSGRGEASESGRQADIHLLRFGEHLLSSAIGAASSRLVLSLLLKRRNLSTEAAFKLLDDASAALQYNRDILQHGLDHAGQGITVLDRDLKLLAWNQAFIQLYDLPASLVRFGTGLDEIVRFNAARGAYGTGARDELMAARLESFINDREPVRLKLYPSKKVIEVRTNALPDGGFVTTYTDITETVAGEEELERVNEGLERRVAERTEELLHVNAELQRAKAEAEAANASKTRFLAAASHDILQPLNAARLYATSLVERDRSGGQPELAENIDASLDAVEEILTALLEISRLDGGALKPELSSFRLDELMRQLQREFEPSAQEKGLKLVFMPSSLTLRSDRRLLRRLLQNLISNAIKYTPSGKVLIGCRRRGSQVALEVIDTGLGIPQSKQKTVFREFQRLDQGAKVARGLGLGLSIVQRIARALDHGLTLDSVAGRGTRFSVLVPRAAPLPAMTTSAAPRHAPAGQLAGMRLLVVDNEPAILDGMKRLLEGWGCQVTIAAGLEEALPHVGSKGEADVVIADYHLDHGNGLTAISALRARARTPMPAILLTADRTPHVREAANALDVHLLNKPLKPAALRALLAQWRATRLAAE; from the coding sequence ATGATCCCGGCCTGGTCCGTGGTGCTGGTCGCGCTCGCCTATCTGTGCGGGCTCTTCGCCGTCGCGCATATGGCCGACACCTCCGGGCGCAAGCTGATGACCGGCCGGGCGCGGACGACGGTCTATGCGCTGGCGCTCGGCGTCTACTGCACGTCCTGGACCTTCTACGGCTCTGTCGGCTTCGCCAATCGCGCCGGATTCGATTTCCTCGGCATCTATGTCGGGCCGATCCTCGTGATCGGGCTCGGCCATCGCTTCGTCGCCCGCATCGTCGGCATCGCCAAGTCGCAGAACATCACCTCGATCGCCGATTTCGTCGGCGCCCGCTACGGCAAGAGCGAGCGCGTCGCCGCGCTGGTCTGCATCGTCGCCGTGATCGGCGCCCTGCCTTACATCTCGTTGCAGTTGAAGGCGGTCGCGAACTCGCTCTCCGTCTTCCTCGCGGCGACCGGCGGCCATGCCCCGACGCCGGACGTTCCGGTGCTGAGCGACCTGCCTTTCCTGGTCGCGATCGTGCTCGCCGGCTTCGCCTGCGCCTTCGGCACCCGCCATATCGATGCCACCGAGCACCAGGACGGGCTCGTCCTGGCGATCGCGGTCGAATCGCTGATCAAGCTCGTCGCCTTCCTCGTGCTCGGCTTCTTCATCGTCTACGGGCTGTTCGGCGGCGCCGGCGATCTGCTCGCCCAGGCAGCGAAACCCGCCGGCGGCGCGCCGCCGATCTGGGAGCGAACGTCGAGCTGGCCGAACTTCCTGACGCTGACGCTGCTGTCGAGCTGCGCCGCGCTGCTGCTGGCACGGCAATTCCACATGACGATCGTCGAGAACCGCGACGCGCGGGACGTTCGCCGCGCGGCCTGGATGTTCCCGCTCTATCTCGTGCTGATCAACCTGTTCGTGCTGCCTCTGGCAGCCGCCGGAGAGATCGTGATCCCCGGCAGCGGCATCGACCGCGACATGACCGTGCTGCTGCTGCCCCTGCAGCGCGAGGCGGGGGTGATCGCCCTCTTCGTCTTCGTCGGCGGGCTCTCGGCCGCGACGGCGATGGTGATCGTCGCCTCGGTCGCGCTGGCGATCATGATCTCCAACCATCTCGTCATGCCGCTCATGCTGCGCGGCCGGCGGGGCCTGAGCGATCCCGGGCGAGCGGTCAGGCTGTTCGGCCGGCGCGACGACGGCAACAGCAATCTCGGCGGCGATCTCGGCTCGCAGGTCGTGGTCATCCGACGGTTGAGCATCTTCGTCGTGATCCTGCTCGGCTATGTCTATTATCGCGCCTCGGGCGAAGCGGCCCTGGTCTCGATCGGCCTGCTCTCCTTCGCGGCCACGGCGCAGATCGCGCCGGCCTTCTTCGGCGGCCTGTTCTGGCGGCGCGGCACCGCTCTCGGCGCGGTGGCCGGGCTGACCGTCGGGACGCTGGTCTGGGCCTATACGCTGCTGATGCCGAGCCTGGCCTTGTCCGGCGGCTGGTGGAGCGCGATCGTGGCCCACGGCCCCTTCGGCGCCGGCATCTTCAAGCCGGAGGCCCTGTTCGGGCTCGACTGGCCGGCACTGCCGCATGGGGTGTTCTGGAGCCTGGGGCTCAACATCCTCGCCTATATCGGCTTCTCGCTGCTGCGGCCGGCCAATGCGATGGAGCGGCTGCAGGCCAATGCCTTCGTCGAATCGCAGCCGACGACGATGGCCCAATCCTTCTCGCTCTGGCGCACCACCATCACCGAGGGCGAGCTGCAGTCGACGATCGCGCGCTATCTCGGGGCCGAGCGTACCCAGCGCGCCTTCGAGAGCTTCAACAGCGGCCGGGGCGAGGCCTCCGAAAGCGGGCGCCAGGCGGATATCCACCTGCTGCGCTTCGGCGAGCACCTGCTCTCCTCGGCCATCGGCGCGGCGTCCTCACGCCTCGTGCTGTCGCTCCTGCTGAAGCGGCGCAACCTCTCGACCGAGGCCGCCTTCAAGCTGCTCGACGATGCCTCGGCCGCGCTCCAGTACAACCGCGACATCCTCCAGCATGGGCTCGACCATGCCGGTCAGGGCATCACCGTGCTCGACCGCGACCTCAAGCTGCTCGCCTGGAACCAGGCTTTCATCCAGCTCTACGACCTGCCGGCCTCGCTGGTCAGGTTCGGCACGGGGCTCGACGAGATCGTGCGCTTCAACGCGGCGCGCGGCGCCTACGGCACAGGCGCACGCGACGAACTGATGGCGGCGCGGCTCGAAAGCTTCATCAACGACCGCGAGCCGGTGCGCCTCAAGCTCTACCCGTCGAAGAAGGTCATCGAGGTCCGCACCAACGCCCTGCCCGACGGCGGCTTCGTCACGACCTATACCGACATCACCGAGACCGTCGCCGGCGAGGAGGAACTCGAACGCGTCAACGAGGGCCTGGAACGCCGCGTCGCCGAGCGCACCGAGGAACTGCTCCACGTCAATGCCGAATTGCAGCGTGCGAAGGCCGAAGCCGAAGCCGCCAATGCCTCGAAGACGCGCTTCCTCGCCGCCGCCAGCCACGACATCCTGCAGCCGCTCAACGCCGCGCGGCTCTATGCGACCTCGCTGGTCGAGCGCGATCGCAGCGGCGGCCAGCCCGAGCTTGCGGAGAATATCGACGCCTCGCTCGATGCGGTGGAAGAAATCCTGACCGCGCTGCTGGAGATATCGCGGCTCGATGGCGGGGCGCTGAAGCCCGAACTCTCCTCCTTCCGGCTGGACGAACTGATGCGCCAGCTCCAGCGCGAATTCGAGCCGAGCGCGCAGGAGAAGGGCCTGAAGCTCGTGTTCATGCCGTCCAGCCTGACTTTGCGCTCGGACCGGCGCCTGCTGCGCCGCCTGCTGCAGAACCTGATCTCCAACGCGATCAAGTACACGCCGAGCGGCAAGGTGCTGATCGGCTGCCGGCGTCGGGGCAGCCAGGTCGCGCTCGAGGTGATCGATACCGGGCTCGGCATCCCCCAGAGCAAACAGAAGACCGTGTTCCGGGAGTTCCAGCGGCTCGACCAGGGCGCGAAGGTGGCGCGGGGCCTGGGGCTCGGGCTCTCGATCGTGCAGCGCATCGCGCGGGCCCTCGACCATGGGCTGACCCTCGATTCGGTGGCGGGACGCGGCACCCGCTTTTCGGTCCTGGTTCCGCGAGCCGCCCCGCTGCCGGCCATGACGACCTCGGCCGCACCGCGCCATGCGCCTGCCGGCCAGCTCGCGGGAATGCGGCTGCTCGTCGTCGACAACGAGCCCGCAATCCTCGACGGCATGAAACGCCTGCTCGAAGGCTGGGGCTGCCAGGTCACGATCGCCGCCGGCCTTGAGGAGGCGCTGCCCCATGTCGGCTCCAAGGGCGAGGCTGATGTCGTGATCGCCGACTACCATCTCGACCACGGCAACGGCCTGACCGCGATCAGCGCACTGCGGGCGCGGGCCCGCACGCCGATGCCGGCAATCCTGCTCACAGCCGACCGGACACCGCATGTGCGCGAGGCGGCGAACGCGCTCGATGTCCACCTGCTCAACAAGCCCCTGAAGCCCGCCGCCTTGCGCGCGCTCCTGGCGCAATGGCGGGCGACGCGGCTGGCGGCGGAGTAA
- a CDS encoding thioesterase family protein has product MNLWFRLIWLLLTTRFRPGLTLPADASVLPFRVWFHDLDTSLHMNNGRYWSLMDLGRLDLMLRSGLWRAVLRHRWLPVVNAGTIRFRREMRLFRPFRVETTILCWSEGWLVMQHRMLMQGRGGTEIVAAVALVRAALYDRKARAYVPVARLLGEIGVTAESPEPSPEVAAFLASEEAMRSAASSER; this is encoded by the coding sequence ATGAATCTCTGGTTCCGCCTGATCTGGCTTCTGCTGACGACGCGCTTCCGGCCGGGGCTTACCCTGCCGGCGGATGCGTCCGTCCTGCCCTTCCGGGTCTGGTTCCACGATCTCGACACCAGCCTGCACATGAACAACGGCCGCTACTGGTCGCTGATGGATCTCGGCCGGCTCGACCTGATGCTGCGCAGCGGCCTGTGGCGGGCCGTGCTGCGTCATCGCTGGCTGCCCGTGGTCAATGCCGGCACCATCCGCTTCCGCCGCGAGATGCGCCTGTTCCGCCCGTTCCGGGTCGAGACGACGATCCTGTGCTGGAGCGAGGGCTGGCTGGTGATGCAGCACCGCATGCTGATGCAGGGCCGGGGCGGAACCGAGATCGTCGCGGCGGTCGCGCTGGTCCGGGCCGCCCTCTATGACAGGAAGGCGCGGGCCTATGTCCCGGTCGCGCGGCTGCTCGGCGAGATCGGCGTCACCGCTGAAAGCCCGGAGCCGAGCCCGGAGGTCGCGGCCTTCCTCGCTTCCGAGGAGGCGATGCGCAGCGCTGCTTCGAGCGAGCGCTAG
- a CDS encoding protein-tyrosine phosphatase family protein — MPTLHVSPLSRLDETVAAVRARSLVTLINVGTSVARPAAIAPERHLFLGMSDISQALDGHVLAGQEHMARLLSFLRDWDRAEPMVIHCWAGISRSTAAAYIAACALGPERDEDEVADALRSAAPSATPNARLVALADAALGRRGRMIRAIERIGRGADAFEGTPFAMPLA, encoded by the coding sequence TTGCCCACCCTTCACGTTTCCCCGCTGTCGCGGCTCGACGAAACCGTCGCGGCTGTCCGCGCCCGATCTCTCGTGACGCTGATCAATGTCGGCACGAGCGTCGCGCGGCCCGCGGCCATCGCACCCGAGCGGCATCTCTTCCTCGGGATGTCCGACATCAGCCAGGCTTTGGACGGCCATGTCCTCGCAGGGCAGGAGCATATGGCGCGGCTCCTCTCCTTCCTGCGCGACTGGGACCGCGCGGAGCCGATGGTGATCCATTGCTGGGCCGGGATCAGCCGCTCGACGGCCGCCGCCTATATCGCCGCCTGCGCCCTGGGCCCCGAGCGGGACGAGGACGAGGTTGCCGACGCGCTGCGCAGCGCCGCCCCTTCCGCGACGCCGAATGCCCGGCTGGTCGCGCTGGCCGATGCGGCGCTTGGACGGCGCGGCCGAATGATCCGCGCGATCGAGCGAATCGGGCGCGGCGCCGACGCCTTCGAAGGCACCCCTTTCGCCATGCCGCTCGCCTAA
- a CDS encoding Lrp/AsnC family transcriptional regulator, protein MTIELDSRDRSILRILQQDGRITNSDLAEKVHLSPSACLRRVRQLEESGLIRGYAMMLDDKIAGFPGTAFVFVTLDQQGRASLESFEQAVQSLPEILECHLLAGAHDYLMRVIYRDSADFERIHTDIITQLPGVTRVQSTLTLRTIKKTSALPV, encoded by the coding sequence ATGACGATCGAGCTCGACTCGCGCGACCGCTCCATCCTGCGGATTCTCCAGCAGGATGGACGCATCACCAATTCCGACCTCGCCGAGAAGGTGCATCTGTCGCCCTCGGCCTGCCTGCGCCGCGTGCGCCAGCTCGAGGAAAGCGGCCTGATCCGCGGCTATGCGATGATGCTCGACGACAAGATCGCGGGCTTCCCGGGCACGGCCTTCGTCTTCGTCACCCTGGATCAGCAGGGTCGCGCTTCGCTGGAAAGCTTCGAGCAGGCGGTGCAGAGCCTGCCGGAGATCCTCGAATGCCATCTTCTGGCCGGTGCGCATGACTACCTGATGCGGGTGATCTATCGCGACAGCGCCGATTTCGAGCGCATCCATACCGATATCATCACGCAATTGCCGGGCGTCACCCGCGTGCAGTCGACGCTGACCTTGCGCACGATCAAGAAGACCTCAGCCCTGCCGGTCTAA
- a CDS encoding exodeoxyribonuclease VII small subunit produces MSEDKTNADVAALPFEAAMKELEAIVARLERGDVPLEESIAIYTRGEALKARCDALLKQAEARIERITLGADGKPTGAAPLDVDN; encoded by the coding sequence GTGAGCGAAGACAAGACCAACGCCGATGTCGCCGCCCTGCCCTTCGAGGCGGCGATGAAGGAGCTCGAAGCCATCGTCGCGCGGCTGGAGCGCGGCGACGTCCCGCTCGAGGAATCGATCGCGATCTATACGCGGGGCGAAGCGCTGAAGGCGCGCTGCGACGCCCTGCTGAAGCAGGCGGAAGCCCGGATCGAGCGCATCACCCTCGGCGCCGACGGCAAGCCGACTGGCGCCGCCCCGCTCGACGTCGACAACTGA